In Peromyscus eremicus chromosome 2, PerEre_H2_v1, whole genome shotgun sequence, a single genomic region encodes these proteins:
- the LOC131903376 gene encoding zinc finger protein 431-like: protein MVEQRIHDMNAVTYDDVHIDFTREEWTLLDPSQKNLYKDVMLETYRNLTTVGYSWEDHHIEEHCKSSRKHERHERIPTGEQPSEYTQSFTAFAHHCTSQRHKTTHTGEKQYECDQCGKGFVYYTNLQSHKRTHTGENSYECNQCSKAFADQRRLQIHKRIHIGEKPYGCNQCDKGFSQLSVLQVHMKTHTGEKPYESNQCGKDCSQFSHPQLQERTHTVEKANECNQCGKVFARSSDLKMHKRTHTGEKPYPCNQCGKAFARHSSLQLHKRTHTGEKPYECNQCGKAFANQRRLQIHKRIHTGEKPYGCNQCGKRFTQFSVLQVHKRTHTGEKPYECNHCGKGFSQFSHLQLHERTHTGEKPYECNQCGKGFARPSGLQMHKRTHTGEKPHECKHCGKAFATHSSLGMHNKTHTGEKPYECNHCGKAFTQHYILQRHERTHTGEKPYACNQCGKAFVRHSGLEMHERIHTGEKPYECNQCGKAFARQSSLHTHKRTHTGEKPYECNQCGKAFAEHRSLQIHKRTHTGEKPCECNQCGKAFVCHNHLRIHKRTHTGEKPYECDQCDKAFVSSSHLRVHKRTHTGEKPYKCTQCGNAFTLRSHLQRHTRTHSREKPYECKQCGKVFAHYSSLLRHKTAHT, encoded by the exons ATGGTGGAGCAGAGAATTCACGACATG aatgcagtgacctatgatgatgtacATATTGACTTCACTCGGGAAGAATGGACTTTGCTTGATCcctcccagaagaatctctacaaagatgtgatgttggagacctacaggaaccttaCCACTGTAG GATACAGCTGGGAAGACCATCATATTGAAGAACATTGTAAAAGTTCTAGAaaacatgaaag gcatgaaagaattcCTACTGGAGAGCAACCTTCTGAATATACTCAATCTTTTACAGCCTTTGCTCATCACTGTACTTCTCAAAGGCATAAaacaacacatactggagagaaacagtatgaatgtgatcagtgtggtaaaggcTTTGTGTATTACACTAATCTTCAAagtcacaaaagaacacatactggagaaaactcttatgaatgcaatcagtgcagtaaagcctttgcagaccAAAGAAGactccaaatacataaaagaatacatattggagagaagccctatggttgtaatcagtgtgataaaggaTTTTCACAACTCAGTGTTCTTCAAGTGCATAtgaaaacacatactggagagaaaccctatgaaagtaatcagtgtggtaaagactGTTCACAATTTAGTCATCCTCAACTGcaagaaagaacacatactgttgAGAAAGccaatgaatgtaatcagtgtggtaaagtctttgcacGTTCCAGTGATCTCAAAatgcacaaaagaacacatactggagagaaaccctatccatgtaatcagtgtggtaaagcctttgcacgtcATAGCAGTCTCCAActgcacaaaagaacacatacaggagagaaaccctatgaatgtaatcagtgtggtaaagcctttgcaaatcAAAGAAGACTCCAgatacataaaagaatacatactggagagaagccctatggttgtaatcagtgtggtaaaagaTTTACACAATTCAGTGTTCTTCAggtgcataaaagaacacatactggagagaaaccctatgaatgtaatcattgtGGTAAAGGCTTTTCACAATTCAGTCATCTTCaactgcatgaaagaacacatactggagagaaaccctatgaatgtaatcagtgtggtaaaggtTTTGCACGCCCCAGTGGTCTCCAAatgcacaaaagaacacatactggagaaaaaccccaTGAATGTAAACattgtggtaaagcttttgctaCTCATAGCAGTCTTGGAATGCATAACaaaacccatactggagagaaaccttatgaatgtaatcattgtggtaaagcTTTTACTCAGCACTAtattcttcaaaggcatgaaagaacacatacaggagagaaaccgtatgcatgcaatcagtgtggtaaagcctttgtacgtCACAGTGGTCTTGAAATGCacgaaagaatacatactggagagaaaccttatgaatgtaatcaatgtggtaaagcctttgcacgtcAGAGTAGTCTCCATAcgcacaaaagaacacatactggtgagaaaccctatgaatgtaatcagtgtggtaaggcctttgcaGAACATAGAagtctccaaatacataaaagaacacatactggagagaaaccttgtgaatgtaatcagtgtggtaaagcctttgtatgtcaTAATCATCTCCgaatacacaaaagaacacatactggagagaaaccctatgaatgtgatcaatgtgATAAGGCCTTTGTAAGTTCTAGTCATCTTCgagtacacaaaagaacacatactggagagaaaccttataaatgtactCAGTGTGGAAATGCCTTTACCCTTCgaagtcatcttcaaaggcatacaagaacccatagtagagagaaaccctatgaatgtaaacagtgtggtaaagtctttgctCATTACAGTTCTCTTCTAAGGCATAAAACAGCACATACTTGA